The following proteins are co-located in the Bos indicus isolate NIAB-ARS_2022 breed Sahiwal x Tharparkar chromosome 8, NIAB-ARS_B.indTharparkar_mat_pri_1.0, whole genome shotgun sequence genome:
- the LOC109562589 gene encoding E3 ubiquitin-protein ligase Topors-like, producing MTVKYNLFMEMPLDFSSDCECPNCLENIQNGASWNPCSVNSDESLHSRQRNKSMPSSSMQCFPPQGCSARPEEGTKEDSVFLPSEEESYVVTSENHDLGINLEGLTKKIRPLRELTVQELLRQFGDSRKFPPNSVSLGHFRDQVVMKFRRALYYSGVWVAHVQGYRFEKHLSANYFKRNPDCLHRLVPWLKRELTAVYGDYGYTVKNILSTILHHMTKYDLDSDSFINLLEPYLQQHTHHFLHEFISFVHSPYNMETYDQRAIYQFPTVSPWVGKKSVASAPVLPLPKDQAVLAPQHDIKQSKNTQGQRNNDQRPLSGMKVFPSGNSCLKKSEVPLLHHKAGSKIHAWLKDKSEPGDLKVTPSTNSMLLNWDILREKGPGSLNCKKNVKERKTERIKLFPGHAQDMGKSETTARTFSSSAILNQEQPWKNSLKEKKALNVGQQINFQKKEAEKNKCSDSSPRTFQRRLPRERSLINCKSRKRDPSWSCISETAVSSKREGRKLNSFRKKRMKYRQPFRFAEVGSHCSRGIQRQPKSSTQRSKSWCVGLTNRSISRESSNPSLRGSHRSERFTQNICCELSKEKKAHAYESNYGRPSSATIQYMKFRSNAGNRPKYPLKSEDSYQAGSHCNSPTCLQSQKLTSPSKQEMNHKKTFPSAKIRTVRHRRNKYHCLDTQTTEEVSDEIGDLNDPRQKSSLSECVPSRRRQMQKENENPSLQKHHQAKSEQKGDKESETHRCKSF from the coding sequence ATGACTGTGAAATACAATCTGTTCATGGAGATGCCATTAGATTTCTCATCTGACTGTGAGTGTCCTAACTGCTTGGAGAATATACAGAATGGAGCCAGTTGGAACCCCTGTTCCGTGAACAGTGATGAATCTTTACattcaagacaaagaaataaatctaTGCCTTCATCCAGCATGCAGTGCTTTCCTCCCCAGGGTTGTTCCGCCAGGCCAGAGGAAGGCACCAAAGAAGACTCAGTGTTCCTTCCCTCGGAAGAAGAAAGCTATGTAGTGACTTCTGAAAACCATGATCTTGGCATAAACCTTGAGGGCCTTACAAAGAAAATCAGGCCATTGAGAGAGCTGACTGTCCAGGAGTTGCTCAGACAGTTTGGGGACAGCAGGAAGTTCCCACCAAACTCCGTGTCTCTGGGTCACTTTAGAGACCAGGTGGTAATGAAGTTCAGAAGAGCTCTGTATTATTCCGGAGTTTGGGTGGCACATGTCCAAGGCTACAGATTTGAAAAACACTTATCAGCTAATTATTTCAAGAGAAACCCTGATTGTTTACATCGGCTGGTTCCCTGGCTGAAACGAGAACTAACAGCTGTTTATGGAGATTATGGCTACACAGTGAAGAATATTCTATCCACCATTCTCCATCACATGACAAAATATGATCTAGACAGTGATTCCTTCATTAACCTCCTAGAACCTTATCTCCAACAACACACCCACCACTTTCTGCACGAATTTATCAGTTTTGTTCATTCGCCTTACAACATGGAGACTTATGACCAACGAGCCATCTATCAATTTCCTACTGTTTCACCTTGGGTAGGAAAAAAGTCTGTTGCATCAGCTCCTGTTTTGCCTTTGCCTAAGGATCAGGCTGTACTGGCACCTCAACATGATATAAAACAGTCTAAAAACACCCAGGGCCAACGGAATAATGACCAGAGGCCTCTGTCAGGCATGAAAGTGTTTCCCAGTGGTAACTCTTGCTTGAAGAAATCTGAAGTCCCACTACTCCATCATAAAGCAGGAAGCAAAATCCATGCTTGGCTCAAAGACAAATCAGAACCAGGTGATCTCAAAGTCACACCTTCTACCAATAGCATGCTCCTGAACTGGGATATACTAAGGGAAAAGGGCCCAGGCTCATTGAATtgcaaaaaaaatgttaaagagaggaagacagaaaggATAAAGTTGTTTCCGGGTCATGCCCAGGATATGGGAAAGAGTGAAACAACTGCACGCACCTTCAGTTCCTCAGCAATTTTGAATCAGGAGCAGCCATGGAAGAAcagcctaaaagaaaaaaaggctttgaACGTTGGCCAACAGATCAATTTCcagaaaaaagaagcagaaaaaaacaaatgttcaGACTCTTCACCAAGGACCTTTCAAAGAAGATTACCCAGAGAAAGATCCTTGATAAATTGCAAATCTAGAAAGAGGGACCCCTCCTGGAGCTGCATTTCAGAAACTGCCGTTTCTTCtaagagagaggggaggaagctGAACTCTTTCAGAAAAAAGAGGATGAAGTACAGACAACCCTTCCGATTTGCAGAAGTTGGTTCACACTGCAGCAGGGGAATCCAAAGACAACCAAAGTCCAGTACTCAAAGATCTAAATCCTGGTGTGTTGGACTTACAAATAGATCTATAAGCAGAGAGTCAAGTAATCCCTCTCTGAGAGGAAGCCACAGAAGTGAACGCTTCACCCAGAATATATGCTGTGAGCTctcaaaagaaaagaaggcaCATGCCTATGAATCAAACTATGGGAGGCCGTCTTCAGCCACCATCCAATACATGAAGTTTCGTTCAAATGCTGGGAACAGACCAAAGTATCCTTTGAAAAGTGAAGATTCTTACCAAGCTGGAAGCCACTGTAACAGTCCCACTTGTCTACAGAGTCAGAAACTCACATCCCCAAGTAAGCAAGAAATGAATCACAAAAAAACATTTCCTAGCGCTAAAATCAGAACAGTTAGGCATAGGAGAAACAAGTATCATTGTCTAGATACACAAACCACAGAGGAAGTCAGTGATGAAATAGGGGATCTGAATGATCCGAGGCAAAAGAGTAGTCTTTCTGAGTGTGTACCTTCCCGCAGGAGGCAAATGCAAAAGGAAAACGAGAATCCAAGCCTTCAGAAACATCACCAGGCAAAAAGTGAGCAGAAAGGagacaaagaatcagaaacacaTAGGTGCAAATCGTTTTGA